From a region of the Verrucomicrobiia bacterium genome:
- a CDS encoding type I-C CRISPR-associated protein Cas8c/Csd1, which yields MISELIRVAELNRITGWEAVRRRPIQWIIDLDSEGRVLNVSQTTRSVAQTNTDERKDVRGKEFLVSANYYMQWKDLQIQSVGTNQHNWLPDFLTAPADEMFDDGVDGTNKFRHKRKLFWRLIFKAHSENPQNKTIRSVWRFLKSRPKLLSLPLPSQARQNLDWFRKKQSREGETISFRVNGRIAILDFDLRRWWAEQVRKQRAEVREQLPCGKDAYEPGEGRITKYFPNVFTSVPFASFGSATFTSYGLGNQTATMRLETAEKLAAGLNWLLSREDSSLRLADETAVFWSVRASKTTDGVGVSPVPFVRLLEKADSLAVRDFLRGIWGGRPIEINVGKFFAATFAPAGKGRFSVRSWHTDTLPRAQDNLKKWFTALSLDSQEEGTPTLNQLAEATISKAKRQKSKPAPATYSALFESALFGQPLPHQIFAAAISRQEVEMAGQDHNAKPFSERLRARTSLIQLYFTLNKGIIMNESYDKTAGRPEHRTAFLCGRLLAVLDHIHNEAHEGKSASSPATRLYGAASKTPALAFPQLCQLVRHHLDKLPKYKRDRFQDGVPAAKREDGVNEDFEGLSDVVSQLNEAAGGAFPRMLSLEEQGVFAIGFYHQRKRCENWPHFKKSEKANQQPETSTPTI from the coding sequence ATGATTTCCGAACTGATTCGTGTTGCCGAGTTGAACCGCATCACGGGATGGGAAGCAGTTCGTCGTCGCCCAATCCAATGGATCATTGATTTGGACAGCGAGGGTCGTGTGCTGAATGTCAGCCAGACCACAAGGTCTGTGGCGCAAACAAATACGGATGAGCGAAAGGATGTGCGTGGCAAGGAATTTCTTGTCTCAGCAAACTACTACATGCAGTGGAAGGATCTTCAGATTCAGTCAGTCGGAACGAACCAACACAATTGGCTGCCAGATTTCCTCACTGCACCGGCGGATGAAATGTTTGATGATGGTGTTGATGGCACGAATAAATTTCGCCACAAGCGGAAGTTGTTTTGGCGGCTTATCTTCAAAGCGCATTCCGAAAATCCTCAGAACAAGACAATTCGTTCTGTTTGGCGATTTCTGAAATCCCGCCCAAAACTCCTGAGCCTCCCGCTGCCATCTCAAGCGCGTCAGAATCTCGATTGGTTCAGAAAAAAACAGAGCAGAGAGGGGGAAACCATTTCTTTTCGAGTCAACGGTCGGATTGCGATTTTAGACTTTGATTTGCGCCGTTGGTGGGCTGAACAGGTGCGAAAGCAGAGGGCTGAGGTCAGGGAACAACTTCCCTGTGGCAAGGATGCGTATGAGCCCGGTGAGGGACGCATAACAAAATACTTCCCGAACGTGTTTACGAGTGTTCCGTTTGCATCTTTTGGCAGCGCGACTTTCACGAGCTACGGCCTCGGCAATCAAACGGCAACGATGCGACTTGAAACGGCAGAAAAACTCGCCGCAGGACTCAACTGGCTGTTATCTCGCGAAGACAGCAGTCTAAGACTGGCAGACGAGACTGCTGTATTTTGGTCCGTCCGTGCGAGCAAAACAACAGACGGCGTGGGGGTGTCGCCTGTTCCATTCGTCCGTTTGCTCGAGAAAGCTGATTCTCTGGCCGTTCGAGATTTCTTACGCGGGATTTGGGGTGGGCGACCGATCGAAATAAACGTAGGGAAATTTTTCGCAGCCACATTTGCTCCAGCCGGAAAGGGTCGTTTTTCCGTTCGCTCCTGGCACACGGACACGCTTCCACGCGCACAGGACAACCTTAAGAAATGGTTCACTGCTCTGAGCTTGGATTCGCAGGAAGAAGGGACTCCCACACTGAACCAACTCGCAGAAGCAACGATCTCGAAGGCAAAACGCCAAAAGTCGAAACCCGCTCCAGCTACCTATTCTGCCCTGTTCGAATCTGCTCTCTTTGGTCAACCGCTGCCGCATCAAATCTTCGCCGCAGCCATTTCCCGGCAGGAGGTTGAGATGGCTGGCCAGGATCACAACGCGAAACCTTTCAGTGAGCGCCTGCGCGCCCGCACGAGCCTGATACAACTCTATTTCACCCTCAACAAAGGCATCATCATGAACGAATCCTATGACAAAACCGCCGGCCGGCCTGAGCATCGCACGGCTTTTCTTTGCGGGCGCTTGCTCGCCGTGCTCGATCATATCCACAACGAAGCCCACGAGGGAAAGTCGGCGTCTTCGCCAGCCACCCGGCTTTACGGCGCGGCATCCAAAACTCCTGCGCTGGCCTTTCCTCAACTCTGCCAGCTTGTGCGCCACCACCTCGATAAGCTGCCAAAATACAAGCGTGACCGCTTCCAAGATGGTGTGCCCGCAGCCAAGCGCGAAGACGGCGTGAATGAAGATTTCGAGGGATTGTCTGATGTCGTCTCCCAACTCAACGAAGCGGCTGGTGGAGCTTTTCCCCGGATGCTCTCGTTGGAAGAACAGGGCGTCTTTGCCATCGGCTTCTATCACCAGCGCAAACGCTGTGAGAACTGGCCACACTTCAAGAAGAGCGAGAAAGCAAACCAACAACCTGAAACCTCAACCCCGACCATCTGA
- the cas7c gene encoding type I-C CRISPR-associated protein Cas7/Csd2, whose protein sequence is MNNEIQLHHKLITLPAGKRASDFVAERHDIVFLFDCAKSNPNGDPDTGNMPRVQPDSLKGLVTDVCQKRKARNFFSLYNPDGTPRPDATTASGYQIFIRENAVLQESMESPEIESFARKIFAEELGQKPEAWDAKGKKKGGKGKNTQKQEPEQSDEAEKEEVSPADEFKKQAYRAALLRTFFDLRAFGGVISTEGPLKGSFYGQVRGPIQFTFAESLDKVLQLDSTITRCAIASVKEKDKQQKEEDGDGSGNRTMGRKHGIDYGLYRCHIHFSPAFAAKTGFTYYDLDNFLFALGNMFRDDPASGRFLRVVGLVDFQHQSALGNAPAHKLFELVEVKGKKKMQDGKEVFESSASEFPRAGEAGKIIDYHGSAPGALDKHAPVPGFESKGITARQIIWEIPEVQGSK, encoded by the coding sequence ATGAACAACGAAATCCAATTGCATCACAAACTTATCACGCTGCCCGCCGGCAAGCGGGCTTCTGACTTCGTGGCCGAGCGTCACGACATCGTGTTTCTATTCGACTGCGCCAAGTCGAATCCGAACGGCGACCCCGATACCGGCAACATGCCGCGCGTTCAGCCGGATTCGCTCAAAGGTCTGGTCACGGACGTTTGCCAGAAGCGCAAGGCTCGCAACTTCTTTAGTCTCTATAATCCCGACGGGACACCGCGCCCCGACGCGACAACCGCATCTGGCTACCAGATTTTCATCCGCGAGAACGCTGTGCTCCAAGAATCAATGGAGTCACCCGAAATCGAATCGTTTGCCCGAAAAATTTTCGCCGAAGAACTGGGGCAGAAACCGGAAGCGTGGGATGCGAAGGGTAAGAAGAAGGGTGGCAAGGGTAAAAATACTCAGAAACAAGAACCAGAGCAGTCGGATGAAGCCGAGAAAGAGGAAGTGAGCCCGGCGGACGAGTTCAAGAAACAGGCGTACCGCGCTGCTTTACTCCGCACGTTTTTTGATCTCCGGGCCTTTGGAGGTGTTATTTCAACGGAAGGTCCGCTCAAGGGAAGTTTCTATGGGCAAGTCCGTGGGCCGATTCAGTTCACTTTTGCAGAGAGCCTGGACAAGGTGCTACAACTAGACTCGACGATCACCCGTTGTGCAATTGCGAGTGTAAAAGAGAAGGACAAGCAACAAAAGGAGGAGGACGGCGATGGCAGTGGAAATCGAACGATGGGCCGCAAGCACGGTATTGATTACGGCCTTTACCGCTGTCACATCCACTTCTCGCCCGCGTTCGCGGCCAAGACCGGTTTCACCTATTACGACCTGGACAACTTCCTCTTCGCGCTCGGCAATATGTTCCGTGACGACCCGGCTTCTGGCCGCTTCCTGCGCGTGGTTGGCCTTGTGGACTTTCAACACCAATCCGCACTCGGCAACGCGCCCGCCCACAAGTTGTTTGAGTTGGTGGAGGTAAAGGGCAAGAAGAAGATGCAGGACGGCAAGGAAGTCTTTGAATCCTCCGCCAGCGAATTCCCGCGCGCTGGCGAGGCGGGCAAGATTATTGATTACCACGGCTCTGCTCCGGGTGCATTGGACAAGCACGCGCCTGTTCCGGGTTTCGAGTCCAAAGGCATAACCGCCCGACAGATCATTTGGGAGATTCCGGAGGTGCAGGGATCCAAGTGA